The Cylindrospermopsis curvispora GIHE-G1 genome contains a region encoding:
- a CDS encoding DUF3493 domain-containing protein, with amino-acid sequence MLDPNIKNRLKAEIASPYKGLRQFVYIGMGASGLIGAFVFFFQILAGRNIDQALPNFALQVGIVAIMAFLWKWERKGKT; translated from the coding sequence ATGCTAGACCCAAATATTAAAAATCGCTTAAAAGCTGAAATAGCTTCGCCCTATAAAGGACTAAGACAATTTGTGTATATTGGTATGGGGGCTTCTGGTCTTATAGGTGCCTTTGTGTTTTTCTTTCAAATATTGGCCGGTAGGAACATTGATCAAGCTCTACCTAATTTTGCCCTGCAAGTAGGAATTGTTGCTATAATGGCGTTTTTATGGAAATGGGAACGCAAGGGCAAGACCTAG